The following coding sequences lie in one Sulfuricella sp. genomic window:
- the dapE gene encoding succinyl-diaminopimelate desuccinylase, translated as MHNSTLELARELITRRSLTPDDAGCQEILIERLEKIGFKIEKMRFGNVDNFWARRGMTAPLVCFAGHTDVVPTGPVENWDSDPFIPTLRDGMLFGRGAADMKTSLAAFITAIEAFVAEHPDHAGSIALLITSDEEGIALDGTVKVVEALQARDEKMDYCIVGEPTCVAKLGDTLKNGRRGSLSGKLTVKGIQGHIAYPHLARNPIHLAAPAIAELAATQWDAGNEYFPPTTWQISNIHGGTGATNVIPGTVEMLFNFRFSTASTVDELKSRVHAILDRHGLEYELLWELSGKPFLTPKGDLVDALAAAISQAVGLETALSTSGGTSDGRFIADICPQVVEFGPNNATIHKLNECVALADIEPLKEIYRLTLVKLLA; from the coding sequence ATGCACAACAGCACTCTGGAACTGGCCCGGGAGCTCATCACCCGGCGCTCGCTCACGCCCGATGACGCGGGATGCCAGGAAATATTGATCGAGCGCCTGGAAAAAATCGGCTTCAAAATAGAGAAAATGCGCTTCGGCAACGTGGATAACTTCTGGGCCCGGCGCGGCATGACTGCGCCGCTGGTGTGCTTTGCCGGTCACACCGATGTCGTTCCCACCGGCCCGGTGGAAAATTGGGACAGCGATCCCTTCATCCCCACCCTGCGCGACGGCATGCTGTTCGGACGCGGCGCGGCGGACATGAAAACCTCTCTCGCCGCCTTCATCACCGCGATCGAAGCCTTTGTTGCCGAGCATCCCGATCATGCCGGCTCCATCGCCCTGCTCATCACCTCGGACGAGGAAGGCATCGCGCTGGACGGCACGGTAAAAGTGGTGGAAGCGCTGCAAGCCCGCGACGAGAAGATGGATTACTGCATTGTCGGCGAACCCACCTGCGTCGCCAAGCTCGGCGACACGCTGAAAAACGGCCGCCGGGGCTCCCTTTCCGGAAAATTGACGGTGAAGGGCATACAGGGCCACATCGCCTATCCCCATCTGGCAAGGAATCCCATTCACCTGGCTGCCCCGGCCATCGCCGAACTGGCGGCGACCCAATGGGACGCGGGAAACGAGTACTTTCCGCCCACCACCTGGCAGATATCCAACATCCACGGCGGCACCGGCGCGACCAACGTGATTCCCGGCACGGTGGAAATGCTCTTCAATTTCCGTTTTTCCACCGCCAGCACCGTGGATGAACTGAAATCCAGGGTTCACGCCATTCTGGACAGGCATGGTCTGGAATATGAACTGCTGTGGGAGCTTTCCGGCAAGCCGTTTCTGACACCCAAGGGCGATCTGGTGGATGCGCTCGCCGCCGCCATCAGCCAGGCAGTCGGCCTGGAAACCGCGCTATCCACCTCCGGCGGCACCTCGGATGGGCGCTTCATAGCCGACATCTGCCCGCAAGTGGTTGAATTTGGCCCCAACAACGCCACCATCCACAAGCTCAACGAATGTGTGGCGCTGGCGGACATCGAGCCGCTCAAGGAAATCTACCGCCTCACCTTGGTCAAGCTGCTGGCCTGA
- a CDS encoding EAL domain-containing protein: MFQRFMSLRFRLILLILVAVLPAFLLVLYSTFEQRREAAVYAEREALKMAQTVAEGHRATSSSVRQMLKGLSTLAEIPDTQSAGACNKMLASILRFSSDYANAGVALSNGDVVCSALPLSGPVNVADRAFFQRAVATREFSIGDYQVGRIAAKRGIHFGYPLLNTGNQIWGVVFVLLDIDRLNERLAETPHMETGDVAILLDGSGNILARHPDSANYVGKSLSALPLYKKIQQSQGEGTYDGAGLDGVHRIFAFAPLFSRPSCCAYAVVGIPAEAVYAKVNRAFVRNVSLMMGVGFLVLALAWVGSDVLVLKRVRVLSSATRRMSQRDLSVRSGLPHDDGELGQLARSFDEMADNLEAWKNQVMQSNQEIENLGYRNQLILDSAGEGICGVDRKGMITFVNPAAASMLGYQVDELLGLPLHQSSHHSKADGTPFPIDECHMHAAVEEGVSHQGSDEMLWRKDGSGFYADYSAIPMFEGGKVTGAVVTFKDITERKRHEEQLAHQATHDTLTGLANRTILNDRIGLLIERAAREKSVVALLLLDLDRFKEINDSLGHGAGDELLRGMAERLTDLMRDSDTVARLGGDEFVILVEMEVADSAIPVAQRVLDAMTRPFSISGREVFIGASIGISLYPKDGDSGEELLKNADVAMYRAKKRGRNRFRFYDENMDASSVERLSLETSLRRAVDNGELLLYYQPQVNLHSGEIIGAEALIRWQHPEMGLVSPAKFIPLAEESGLIFPIGEWVMRTACAQIKVWQDAGVMTPTVAVNLSAHQFRQRQLVKMTTGVLLDTGIDGRYLELEMTESAVMEDADRVIRILRELKEAGTSISIDDFGTGYSSLSYLKQFAIDKLKVDQSFVREITRDPSDAAIVVAIITMAHSLGLNVIAEGVETEGQLEYLRSHGCDEIQGYFFSRPVPVSDFEQMLRSGRKLVQNGPADESRQRTLLLLDDEPNVTAALTRLFRIEGYQILVAHSPAEAFELLACHQAGVILSDQGMPDMSGIEFLSRVKRMYPEVGRIILSGHSDLKLIAEAFNQGAIYKYITKPWNDGEVLGAVREAFLEQEMRYSRKSRD; encoded by the coding sequence ATGTTTCAGCGTTTTATGAGCCTGCGCTTCCGCTTGATTTTGCTGATCCTGGTCGCTGTATTGCCGGCCTTTCTGCTGGTGCTCTATTCTACCTTCGAGCAGCGGCGGGAAGCAGCAGTATACGCAGAAAGGGAAGCGCTGAAGATGGCGCAGACGGTAGCTGAAGGGCACCGGGCCACATCCTCGTCCGTGCGTCAGATGCTGAAGGGTCTATCGACCTTGGCGGAAATCCCGGACACCCAATCGGCTGGCGCCTGCAACAAGATGCTGGCGAGCATCCTGCGTTTCAGCTCGGATTACGCCAATGCCGGTGTCGCGCTCAGCAACGGCGACGTGGTGTGTAGTGCGCTGCCGCTGTCAGGGCCGGTTAACGTGGCGGATCGTGCCTTTTTTCAGCGCGCGGTCGCAACCCGGGAATTCTCCATCGGCGACTACCAGGTTGGCCGTATCGCAGCCAAGCGCGGCATTCATTTTGGCTATCCGCTACTCAATACCGGCAATCAGATCTGGGGGGTAGTATTCGTTCTTCTCGACATTGACCGATTGAATGAACGCCTGGCAGAAACTCCCCATATGGAAACAGGGGATGTTGCGATTCTGCTTGATGGTAGCGGAAACATTCTGGCACGCCACCCCGATTCTGCAAATTACGTCGGCAAGTCGCTATCAGCCCTGCCGCTGTACAAGAAAATTCAGCAGTCGCAGGGCGAGGGAACTTATGACGGCGCCGGCCTCGACGGCGTCCACCGGATTTTCGCATTTGCCCCCCTGTTCAGCCGGCCCAGCTGCTGTGCATATGCAGTGGTTGGCATTCCTGCCGAGGCAGTGTATGCGAAGGTCAATCGGGCATTTGTCCGCAATGTCTCACTGATGATGGGAGTGGGCTTTCTGGTGCTTGCGCTGGCATGGGTGGGTAGTGACGTGCTGGTGCTGAAGCGTGTCCGGGTTCTGTCCAGTGCCACCCGGCGTATGAGTCAGCGCGATCTTTCTGTCCGCTCCGGGTTGCCACATGATGATGGGGAGCTTGGTCAGCTGGCGCGCTCTTTCGACGAGATGGCGGACAATCTGGAGGCATGGAAAAACCAGGTTATGCAGTCCAATCAGGAAATCGAAAATCTGGGCTACCGCAACCAGTTGATTCTTGACTCCGCCGGAGAAGGGATTTGCGGGGTAGACAGGAAAGGCATGATTACCTTCGTCAACCCGGCGGCGGCATCCATGCTGGGGTACCAGGTGGATGAGTTGCTCGGATTGCCCCTGCATCAATCATCGCACCACAGCAAGGCTGACGGCACACCGTTTCCGATAGACGAATGCCATATGCATGCGGCGGTTGAAGAAGGCGTTAGCCATCAAGGCAGTGATGAAATGCTGTGGCGCAAGGATGGCAGCGGTTTTTATGCGGATTATTCGGCCATTCCCATGTTTGAAGGCGGGAAAGTGACTGGTGCCGTGGTGACTTTCAAGGACATCACCGAGCGCAAACGCCACGAGGAGCAACTGGCGCATCAGGCCACGCACGACACCCTGACCGGTCTGGCCAATCGCACCATTCTCAATGACCGTATCGGCCTGCTGATCGAGCGGGCGGCACGTGAAAAATCCGTGGTGGCACTGTTGCTGCTTGATCTTGACCGCTTCAAGGAAATCAATGACAGCCTGGGCCATGGTGCAGGCGATGAACTGTTGCGTGGCATGGCGGAGCGCCTGACCGATCTGATGCGCGACAGCGATACGGTGGCTCGCCTGGGGGGCGATGAATTCGTCATCTTGGTGGAAATGGAAGTGGCCGATAGCGCGATCCCGGTTGCCCAGCGGGTCCTCGATGCCATGACCCGGCCCTTCAGCATTTCCGGCCGGGAGGTATTTATTGGCGCCAGCATCGGCATCAGCTTGTACCCCAAGGACGGCGATAGCGGCGAGGAATTGCTGAAAAATGCCGACGTGGCCATGTACCGGGCCAAGAAACGCGGCCGCAACAGGTTCCGCTTTTACGACGAAAACATGGATGCCAGTTCAGTCGAAAGACTCAGCCTGGAAACCAGCCTGCGCCGAGCGGTGGATAACGGAGAATTGCTGCTCTACTACCAGCCGCAGGTCAATCTGCATAGCGGCGAGATCATCGGCGCGGAGGCATTGATCCGCTGGCAGCATCCGGAAATGGGGCTGGTTTCTCCGGCGAAATTTATCCCGCTGGCAGAGGAAAGCGGCCTGATATTCCCGATCGGTGAATGGGTGATGCGGACAGCCTGTGCCCAGATCAAGGTCTGGCAGGATGCCGGGGTGATGACGCCGACCGTGGCGGTGAACCTGTCGGCGCATCAGTTCAGGCAGCGTCAACTGGTCAAGATGACGACCGGGGTGCTGCTGGATACGGGCATTGATGGCCGCTATCTCGAACTGGAAATGACTGAAAGCGCGGTGATGGAGGATGCGGACCGGGTGATCAGGATTCTGCGGGAACTGAAAGAGGCGGGGACGTCGATTTCAATTGACGATTTCGGCACCGGCTATTCTTCACTCAGTTACCTGAAGCAATTTGCCATCGACAAGCTTAAAGTGGATCAATCCTTTGTCCGGGAGATTACGCGGGATCCCAGTGATGCCGCCATCGTCGTCGCGATTATCACCATGGCGCACAGCCTGGGGTTGAATGTCATTGCCGAGGGGGTGGAAACGGAGGGGCAGCTGGAATACCTGCGTAGCCACGGCTGTGATGAAATACAGGGTTATTTCTTCAGCCGTCCGGTTCCTGTCAGTGATTTCGAGCAGATGCTGCGGAGCGGGCGAAAGCTGGTGCAGAATGGCCCGGCTGACGAAAGCAGGCAACGCACGCTGCTGTTGCTGGACGATGAACCCAATGTTACCGCCGCCTTGACCCGGCTGTTTCGCATCGAGGGTTATCAAATTCTGGTTGCCCATAGTCCGGCCGAGGCGTTTGAACTGCTTGCCTGCCATCAGGCCGGCGTGATCCTGTCCGATCAGGGCATGCCGGATATGAGTGGCATTGAATTCCTGAGCAGAGTCAAGCGGATGTACCCCGAGGTGGGGCGCATCATCCTTTCCGGCCATAGCGACCTGAAATTGATTGCCGAGGCCTTCAATCAAGGCGCGATTTACAAATACATCACCAAGCCATGGAATGACGGAGAAGTCCTTGGCGCCGTCAGAGAGGCATTTCTTGAACAGGAAATGCGTTATTCCAGGAAATCGCGCGATTAA
- a CDS encoding PhoH family protein: MGSRKSAALNKIFVLDTNVLMHDPTSLFRFEEHDIYLPMMTLEELDNNKKGVSEVARNARQASRFLDEIVSSSKDAIEQGILLKDHSSSSATGKLFLQTEAISGELPVNFPIGKADNQILAVVMHLQRQHSKRKVSLVSKDINMRIKARALGLAAEDYFNDKVLEDTDLLYTGVHELPDNFWDRHSKDMKSWQESGHTLYKLTGPLCSSLFINELVYQEDPKPFYAIVKEQQGNSMVLETLKDFSHHKNAVWGIHARNREQNFALNLLMNPDIDFVSLLGQAGTGKTLLTLAAALQQTLDQKRYSEIIVTRVTVPVGEDIGFLPGTEQEKMSPWMGALEDNLEVLNKTDEEAGEWGRAATQDLIRSRIKIKALNFMRGRTFLSKFLIIDEAQNLTPKQMKTLITRAGPGTKVVCLGNIAQIDTPYLTEGSSGLTYVVDRFKGWAHNGHVTLLRGERSRLADYASEAL, from the coding sequence ATGGGGTCCAGAAAGTCGGCTGCTTTAAACAAAATATTTGTGCTGGACACCAATGTATTGATGCACGACCCCACCAGCCTGTTCCGCTTTGAGGAACACGATATTTACCTGCCGATGATGACCCTTGAAGAGCTCGACAACAACAAGAAAGGGGTTTCTGAAGTAGCGCGCAATGCCCGCCAGGCCAGCCGTTTTCTGGATGAAATCGTTAGCAGCAGTAAAGATGCTATTGAACAAGGCATTCTGCTCAAAGACCATAGCAGTAGCAGCGCTACCGGCAAGCTATTCCTGCAAACCGAGGCCATTTCAGGTGAATTGCCGGTTAATTTTCCGATAGGCAAGGCCGACAATCAAATTCTCGCCGTAGTGATGCACCTGCAACGCCAGCACAGCAAGCGCAAGGTCAGCCTCGTCAGCAAAGACATCAACATGCGTATCAAGGCCCGCGCGCTGGGCCTTGCGGCAGAAGATTATTTCAACGACAAGGTACTTGAGGATACCGACCTTCTCTACACTGGCGTGCATGAACTCCCGGATAATTTCTGGGACCGGCACAGCAAGGATATGAAATCCTGGCAGGAATCCGGACATACCCTGTATAAATTAACGGGCCCCTTATGTTCCAGCCTTTTTATCAATGAGCTGGTCTATCAGGAAGACCCCAAGCCCTTCTATGCCATTGTAAAAGAGCAGCAAGGCAACTCAATGGTGCTGGAGACCCTGAAAGACTTCAGCCACCACAAAAACGCTGTCTGGGGCATCCATGCCCGTAACCGCGAGCAGAATTTCGCCCTCAACCTGCTAATGAATCCGGATATTGACTTTGTCAGCCTGCTGGGTCAGGCCGGCACAGGAAAGACGTTGTTGACTTTGGCTGCCGCTCTGCAACAAACGCTTGATCAGAAACGCTATTCTGAAATCATCGTCACCCGGGTTACCGTGCCAGTTGGAGAGGATATCGGCTTCCTGCCTGGCACAGAACAGGAAAAAATGAGCCCCTGGATGGGCGCGCTTGAAGACAATCTGGAAGTGCTTAACAAAACTGACGAAGAGGCTGGCGAATGGGGGCGCGCCGCGACCCAGGATCTGATCCGTTCCAGAATCAAGATCAAGGCCCTGAACTTCATGCGCGGTCGCACGTTTCTGAGCAAATTCCTGATTATTGACGAGGCGCAGAATCTCACGCCAAAACAGATGAAAACGCTGATCACCCGAGCTGGCCCCGGCACCAAGGTGGTTTGCCTCGGCAACATCGCACAGATCGACACACCCTACCTGACCGAAGGCAGTTCAGGCTTGACCTATGTCGTGGATCGCTTCAAGGGGTGGGCGCACAATGGCCATGTCACGCTATTGCGAGGCGAGCGCTCCAGGCTGGCAGATTACGCCTCTGAGGCGCTCTGA
- a CDS encoding XRE family transcriptional regulator, whose product MFGIKVGALRKSSGMTLKDLSAESQVSVSMLSEIERGNRQPTIDVACRIAKALGTSLSQLVDEKPSLTRLVIRAEDQPVLVDPKSGIRRISLSPVSGQGNLEFLRFELPPKAASGSFPPHEPGTVEYASVLKGEVIVRLEDEQYHLHEGDCIYYKGDCAHGFENPANKIACLHVIIYRSSSSY is encoded by the coding sequence ATGTTTGGCATTAAAGTTGGCGCTCTTCGGAAAAGCTCAGGGATGACGCTAAAGGATCTGTCGGCGGAAAGTCAGGTGAGCGTTTCAATGCTTTCGGAAATCGAGCGTGGCAATCGCCAGCCCACCATTGATGTTGCCTGCCGGATCGCTAAAGCCTTGGGAACGAGCCTAAGTCAGCTGGTTGATGAAAAACCATCGCTGACAAGGCTGGTCATTCGTGCGGAGGATCAACCCGTATTGGTTGACCCGAAATCTGGAATCAGGCGGATAAGTTTGTCACCGGTATCAGGCCAGGGAAATTTGGAGTTCTTGAGGTTTGAATTACCCCCGAAAGCGGCATCAGGGAGTTTCCCCCCCCACGAACCAGGGACCGTGGAATATGCCTCTGTTCTCAAGGGAGAGGTGATTGTTCGGCTGGAGGATGAGCAATATCATTTGCACGAAGGCGACTGTATCTATTACAAGGGCGACTGCGCGCATGGCTTCGAAAATCCAGCCAACAAGATTGCCTGCCTTCATGTAATCATCTATCGATCCTCGTCAAGCTATTGA
- the folD gene encoding bifunctional methylenetetrahydrofolate dehydrogenase/methenyltetrahydrofolate cyclohydrolase FolD, whose amino-acid sequence MSAQIIDGKAIADQLLQQIKQRVEARVSAGKRRPGLAVILVGDDPASSIYVRNKRRACDTTGFHSVSYDLPATTSQNELLDLIDRLNADPAIDGILVQMPVPTHIDSEEIVERIHPDKDVDGFHPYNIGRLALRIPVLRPCTPRGAMTLLRSTGEELRGKNAVVVGASNTVGRPMGLELLLAGCTVTTTHRFTRDLASYVNEAEILIVAVGKPGLVKGEWVRNGAMVIDVGINRLPDGKICGDVEFATAAQRAGWITPVPGGVGPMTVATLLENAIDSADKLHV is encoded by the coding sequence ATGTCAGCACAGATTATTGATGGCAAAGCAATCGCAGACCAACTCCTGCAACAAATCAAACAGCGTGTCGAAGCACGGGTAAGCGCCGGCAAACGGCGCCCGGGTTTGGCTGTTATTCTGGTTGGTGATGACCCCGCTTCCTCCATCTATGTCCGCAACAAGCGACGGGCCTGCGACACCACCGGCTTTCATTCCGTTTCCTATGACCTGCCAGCAACCACAAGCCAGAATGAATTGCTGGATCTGATCGACAGGCTCAATGCCGACCCGGCTATTGACGGCATTCTGGTCCAGATGCCTGTGCCTACGCACATCGATAGTGAAGAAATTGTTGAGCGCATTCATCCAGACAAGGATGTGGATGGATTTCATCCCTACAACATCGGACGTCTTGCACTGCGAATCCCTGTTCTAAGACCATGTACCCCGCGAGGTGCAATGACTCTGCTGCGCAGTACCGGTGAGGAGTTAAGAGGCAAGAATGCAGTCGTAGTGGGCGCATCGAACACTGTGGGCCGTCCAATGGGACTCGAGTTGCTGCTGGCTGGTTGTACTGTAACAACCACGCATCGCTTTACCCGCGATTTGGCTTCTTATGTCAATGAGGCAGAAATTCTGATTGTAGCGGTTGGCAAACCCGGATTGGTCAAAGGGGAATGGGTACGAAATGGCGCCATGGTGATTGATGTGGGCATAAATCGCCTGCCAGATGGCAAGATATGTGGTGATGTTGAATTTGCCACCGCCGCGCAGAGAGCTGGCTGGATTACCCCGGTGCCAGGTGGAGTTGGTCCGATGACTGTTGCCACATTGCTCGAAAATGCAATTGATTCGGCAGATAAATTACATGTTTAA
- a CDS encoding ArsC family reductase, which translates to MKLYGIPNCNTVKKARAWLSGQGITLPFHDFKKQGISEALLKPWLKQAGWEKLVNRQGTTWRQLPDEVKAAVCDQDSAIRLMLEKPSVIKRPVLEKDGKITLGFDEAVYHTLFGTK; encoded by the coding sequence ATGAAACTCTACGGCATCCCCAACTGCAACACCGTCAAGAAAGCCCGCGCCTGGCTTTCCGGACAAGGCATCACCCTGCCCTTCCACGACTTCAAGAAGCAGGGTATCAGTGAAGCGCTGCTCAAGCCCTGGCTGAAGCAGGCCGGCTGGGAAAAGCTGGTCAATCGCCAGGGCACCACCTGGCGCCAGTTGCCGGATGAAGTCAAGGCCGCCGTCTGTGACCAGGATAGCGCGATCCGGTTGATGCTGGAAAAACCCAGCGTGATCAAGCGCCCGGTACTGGAAAAGGACGGCAAGATCACACTCGGTTTCGATGAAGCCGTCTACCACACCTTATTTGGGACTAAATAA
- a CDS encoding N-acetylglutaminylglutamine amidotransferase, which produces MCGICGELRFDGAPSDIAIIRRMADKLARRGPDHEGIITDGQLAFGHRRLAIIDLSEHANQPMVDKALKLTLVFNGTIYNYKELRAELQELGYEFFSEGDSEVILKAYHAWGEKCVERFYGMFAFAVWDMRHLSLFLARDRFGIKPLYYALDGASLRFASNLQALLAAGGIDTSIDPVALHHHFTLHAVVPAPRTLLNGVKKLPPAMTMTISAEGQVTQRNYWHLNATRPASELSEQDWLAATRTVLARAVERHRLASDVPVGVLLSGGLDSSLLVGLLADHVDDLLTFSVGFEDVGEGAEKADEFEYSDQVVERFKTRHHKYLIPNAEVLKRLPEAVAQMAEPMVGQDAVAFYLLGEKVSQEVKVVLSGQGADEVFGGYFWYPRMEAASGSALERFREHYFDRDHAEYLETVSPAYHVPDVTAELVERELTKPDADGFLDQVLRFDVTTLVVDDPVKRVDNMTMAWGLEARVPFLDHELVELAARMPPSLRLKEGGKFPLKAIARGLVPDAVIDRPKGYFPVPALKYVRGDFLEFMRAILMSETCIRRGLYNRAYVEKLLAEPEAYFTRIQGSKLWHLALLELWLQINIDAHHA; this is translated from the coding sequence ATGTGCGGAATCTGCGGAGAACTGCGCTTTGACGGCGCCCCATCGGACATCGCCATCATCCGGCGGATGGCAGACAAGCTCGCGCGGCGCGGGCCCGACCACGAAGGCATCATTACCGACGGCCAGCTGGCCTTTGGCCACCGTCGCCTCGCCATCATCGACCTGTCCGAGCACGCCAACCAGCCGATGGTGGACAAGGCGCTGAAGCTGACGCTGGTATTCAACGGAACAATCTATAATTACAAAGAATTAAGAGCCGAACTTCAGGAACTGGGTTACGAGTTTTTTTCGGAAGGCGACAGCGAAGTCATCCTCAAGGCCTACCATGCCTGGGGTGAAAAGTGCGTTGAGCGCTTCTACGGCATGTTCGCCTTCGCCGTCTGGGACATGCGCCACCTCAGCCTGTTTCTGGCGCGCGACCGCTTTGGCATCAAGCCGCTTTACTACGCCCTGGACGGCGCCAGCCTGCGCTTCGCGTCGAACCTGCAAGCCTTGCTCGCTGCCGGCGGCATCGACACTTCGATAGACCCGGTCGCCCTGCACCACCATTTCACCCTGCACGCGGTCGTGCCTGCGCCGCGCACCCTCCTGAACGGCGTGAAGAAGCTGCCTCCGGCGATGACCATGACCATCAGCGCCGAAGGCCAGGTGACCCAGCGCAACTACTGGCACCTCAACGCCACCCGCCCGGCGTCTGAACTGTCCGAGCAGGACTGGCTTGCCGCCACCCGCACCGTGCTTGCCCGCGCTGTGGAGCGCCACCGGCTGGCCTCGGATGTGCCAGTCGGGGTGCTGCTGTCGGGCGGGCTGGATTCCAGCCTGCTGGTTGGGCTGCTGGCCGACCACGTGGACGATCTTTTGACTTTTTCGGTGGGCTTCGAGGATGTCGGCGAAGGGGCTGAAAAAGCGGACGAATTCGAGTATTCCGACCAGGTGGTGGAGCGCTTCAAGACTCGCCACCACAAATACCTCATCCCCAATGCGGAAGTCCTGAAACGCCTGCCTGAGGCGGTGGCTCAAATGGCCGAGCCGATGGTGGGCCAGGATGCGGTGGCTTTCTACCTGCTCGGCGAGAAAGTGTCGCAAGAGGTGAAGGTGGTGCTGTCCGGCCAGGGGGCGGACGAAGTTTTCGGCGGCTACTTCTGGTATCCGCGTATGGAAGCTGCTTCAGGCTCCGCCCTGGAACGCTTCCGTGAGCACTATTTCGACCGAGATCATGCCGAGTACCTGGAAACCGTCTCCCCGGCCTATCACGTTCCCGATGTTACTGCCGAACTGGTTGAGCGAGAATTAACCAAACCGGATGCCGACGGCTTCCTCGACCAGGTATTGCGCTTCGATGTCACCACGCTGGTCGTGGATGATCCGGTCAAGCGCGTCGACAACATGACCATGGCCTGGGGCCTGGAGGCGCGCGTCCCCTTCCTTGACCACGAACTGGTGGAACTGGCGGCGAGGATGCCCCCTTCTCTCAGGCTAAAGGAAGGCGGCAAGTTTCCACTCAAGGCTATCGCCCGCGGTCTGGTCCCGGATGCGGTGATCGACCGCCCCAAGGGCTATTTCCCGGTACCGGCATTGAAATACGTGCGCGGCGATTTCCTCGAATTCATGCGTGCCATCCTGATGTCGGAAACCTGCATCCGGCGCGGCCTCTACAATCGCGCCTACGTGGAAAAGCTGCTGGCCGAGCCGGAAGCCTATTTCACCCGCATCCAGGGCAGCAAGCTGTGGCATCTGGCGCTGCTGGAGCTGTGGTTGCAGATCAATATCGATGCCCACCATGCTTGA
- a CDS encoding DUF2442 domain-containing protein gives MRIAELSPHADLTFSVVANDGRVGQFDLRPYLQYEAFEKLNDLAEFMKIRNGEYFVEWECGVDLSADTIEAKMLIVDNANKQH, from the coding sequence ATGAGAATTGCAGAATTGTCCCCACATGCAGACTTGACTTTTTCGGTCGTCGCCAATGACGGGCGAGTCGGCCAATTTGATCTTCGCCCCTATCTTCAATATGAAGCGTTCGAAAAATTGAATGACCTTGCCGAATTCATGAAGATAAGAAACGGCGAGTATTTCGTTGAGTGGGAATGCGGCGTGGATCTCTCAGCAGATACGATTGAGGCCAAAATGCTCATTGTAGATAATGCGAACAAGCAACATTAG
- the prmB gene encoding 50S ribosomal protein L3 N(5)-glutamine methyltransferase → MFDQAKTQLSTVRDLLRFAVSRFNEANLFFGHGTHNAYDEAAYLILHSLHLPLDTLEPFLDARLTSGELESLLHTLERRVTERIPAAYLTHEAWLGDFRFYVDERVIVPRSFIAELLREQLSPWVEDPEVVTSALDLCTGSACLAILMAHVFPNAEIDAADLSPDALEVAKRNVADYAMEEQIRLVQSDLFAALEGQRYDVIVSNPPYVNAPSVQGLPQEYRHEPEMALGSGEDGLDATRAILRDAPKHLNPGGILVVEIGHNRAALEAAYPELPFTWLETSAGDEFVFLLRREQLGK, encoded by the coding sequence ATGTTCGACCAGGCAAAAACCCAACTTTCCACCGTGCGCGACCTGCTGCGCTTCGCGGTCAGCCGCTTCAACGAAGCCAATCTGTTTTTCGGCCACGGCACTCACAACGCCTATGACGAAGCAGCTTATCTCATATTGCATAGCCTGCATCTGCCGCTCGATACCCTGGAGCCGTTTCTCGACGCCCGGCTGACCAGCGGCGAGCTGGAAAGTTTGCTGCATACGCTGGAACGGCGGGTCACGGAGCGCATTCCCGCCGCTTACCTCACGCACGAAGCCTGGCTGGGCGATTTCCGCTTTTACGTGGACGAGCGCGTGATCGTGCCGCGCTCCTTCATTGCGGAGCTGTTAAGGGAGCAACTATCACCCTGGGTGGAAGACCCGGAAGTCGTCACTTCCGCGCTTGATCTGTGCACCGGCTCGGCCTGCCTGGCGATTCTCATGGCTCATGTCTTCCCCAACGCGGAAATCGACGCTGCCGATTTGTCTCCGGACGCGCTCGAGGTGGCCAAACGCAACGTCGCGGATTACGCCATGGAAGAGCAGATTCGCCTGGTCCAGTCCGATCTTTTTGCCGCCCTGGAGGGGCAACGCTATGACGTGATCGTGAGCAACCCGCCCTATGTCAACGCCCCATCGGTGCAAGGGCTACCGCAGGAATACCGGCATGAACCGGAGATGGCGCTCGGTAGCGGGGAAGATGGTCTGGATGCCACCCGGGCCATTCTGCGCGATGCGCCAAAACATCTGAATCCGGGCGGGATATTGGTGGTCGAAATCGGCCACAACCGGGCTGCACTGGAAGCCGCATACCCGGAACTGCCGTTTACCTGGCTCGAAACCAGTGCCGGGGATGAATTCGTATTCCTGCTCAGGCGAGAACAACTGGGGAAATAA